A portion of the Flavobacterium magnum genome contains these proteins:
- a CDS encoding response regulator: MDQIKILWVDDEIDLLKPHILFLEKKNYHVTTCNNGRDAVDIFEDGNFDIVFLDENMPGMSGLETLQEIKEKKSSTPVIMITKSEEEYIMEEAIGSKIADYLIKPVNPNQILLSLKKNLDNSRLVSEKTTLDYQKEFRKIAMELAMVNTYEDWIELYKKLLFWEIELEDIQDQNMIQILESQKTEANSQFGKFIERNYEDWFAPKADRPVMSHTLFRELVVPELKKKEQVLFVVIDNLRYDQWKAFEGVVANYYKLEKETPYFAMLPTATQYARNAIFSGLLPVEMEKQYPQYWKNDVEDGGKNLYEAEFLSEQLRKLGMNLKQDYFKITNLAGGKKLVENFKALKSNDLVTVVYNFVDMLSHAKTEMDVVKELASDDKAYRSLTLSWFRNSPLLEIIQQAQKIGFKLIITTDHGTINVKNPSKVIGDKNTSLNLRYKTGRSLTYEDRDVYAVKDPKSIGLPAINMSSSYIFAKNDLFLAYVNNYNHYVSYYRNTYQHGGISLEEMIVPFLVFNPK, from the coding sequence ATGGACCAGATTAAAATTTTATGGGTTGACGACGAGATCGATTTGTTGAAACCACACATCCTTTTCCTCGAGAAAAAAAATTATCATGTAACCACATGCAACAATGGCCGCGATGCCGTCGATATTTTTGAAGATGGCAATTTTGACATCGTGTTCCTTGATGAAAATATGCCCGGAATGAGCGGACTTGAGACGTTGCAGGAAATCAAGGAAAAAAAGTCTTCTACCCCGGTGATCATGATTACCAAAAGTGAGGAAGAATACATCATGGAGGAGGCCATCGGATCAAAAATTGCAGATTACCTGATCAAGCCTGTGAATCCGAACCAGATCCTGCTGAGCCTTAAGAAAAATCTGGACAACTCGCGCCTGGTCTCTGAGAAGACGACATTGGATTACCAGAAGGAATTCCGCAAAATTGCGATGGAACTCGCGATGGTCAATACGTATGAGGACTGGATTGAATTGTACAAAAAGCTGCTGTTCTGGGAAATCGAGCTTGAAGACATTCAGGACCAGAACATGATCCAGATTCTCGAATCACAAAAAACGGAGGCCAACAGCCAGTTCGGTAAATTCATTGAACGCAATTATGAGGATTGGTTTGCCCCCAAGGCCGACAGGCCTGTGATGTCACATACCTTATTCAGGGAATTGGTCGTGCCGGAACTCAAAAAGAAAGAACAGGTACTTTTCGTCGTCATCGACAACCTGCGTTATGACCAATGGAAGGCCTTCGAGGGCGTGGTGGCCAATTACTATAAGCTCGAGAAGGAGACGCCGTATTTTGCGATGCTGCCGACGGCCACACAATACGCGCGAAATGCCATCTTTTCAGGACTATTGCCGGTCGAGATGGAAAAACAGTACCCCCAATATTGGAAAAACGACGTGGAAGATGGCGGGAAAAATCTTTACGAAGCGGAATTCCTGAGTGAGCAGCTGCGCAAATTGGGCATGAATTTAAAGCAGGATTACTTCAAGATCACCAACCTTGCGGGTGGAAAAAAACTCGTGGAAAATTTCAAAGCGCTAAAATCCAACGATTTGGTTACGGTAGTCTACAATTTTGTTGACATGCTTTCCCATGCGAAGACAGAAATGGACGTGGTGAAGGAATTGGCCTCAGACGACAAAGCGTATCGCTCGCTGACGCTGAGTTGGTTCCGGAACTCACCGCTGTTGGAAATCATCCAGCAGGCACAGAAGATTGGCTTCAAGCTGATCATTACCACTGATCATGGCACCATCAATGTCAAGAACCCCTCGAAAGTCATTGGCGACAAGAACACCAGCCTGAACCTGCGTTACAAAACGGGCCGCAGCCTTACCTATGAGGACCGCGACGTCTATGCGGTCAAAGACCCGAAAAGTATCGGGCTTCCTGCGATAAACATGAGCAGTTCGTACATCTTCGCAAAGAATGACCTGTTCCTGGCGTACGTCAACAATTACAACCATTACGTAAGCTATTACCGCAATACCTACCAGCACGGCGGCATCTCCCTTGAAGAAATGATTGTGCCGTTCCTGGTTTTCAATCCCAAATAA
- a CDS encoding DUF4258 domain-containing protein, which yields MKFYVRLAYYLSGFAIGMIFLFFILNGKDTSCSYFPNARVLKHLREVPFKYSDLAKQKLSEKWVDTADVRKTLTYGDVDFDRSNIKLKKGKLYTIQGKNAKGEPITLEVINFDTRAELRDIKKE from the coding sequence ATGAAATTTTATGTCCGCCTGGCCTATTACCTGAGTGGCTTCGCAATCGGAATGATTTTCCTTTTTTTTATCCTTAACGGCAAAGACACAAGTTGCAGCTACTTCCCGAATGCCCGCGTGCTGAAGCACCTGCGCGAAGTCCCTTTTAAATATTCGGATCTGGCAAAGCAGAAGTTGTCTGAAAAATGGGTTGATACCGCCGATGTGCGCAAAACCCTGACGTACGGTGATGTCGATTTTGACCGCAGCAACATTAAATTGAAAAAAGGCAAGCTGTATACGATACAGGGCAAGAATGCCAAAGGTGAGCCTATCACGCTGGAAGTCATTAATTTTGACACGCGCGCGGAATTGCGCGACATTAAAAAAGAATAA
- the kdpB gene encoding potassium-transporting ATPase subunit KdpB: MNNNKSNSLFESKQVKDALLQSFVKLNPKLMFRNPVMFTVEIGTAIMLVVCVSILMGAGDQGSFGYNFLIFMILFATLLFANFAEAIAEARGKAQADSLRKTREETPARQLLPDGEIRLVSSSALKKGDVFLCEAGDTIATDGTIIEGLATIDESAITGESAPVIRESGGDKSSVTGGTKVLSDRIKVVVSSEPGESFLDKMIALVEGASRQKTPNEIALTILLAAFTLIFVIVCVTLKPFADYANAPITIAAFISLFVCLIPTTIGGLLSAIGIAGMDRALRANVITKSGKAVETAGDIDVLLLDKTGTITIGNRKATHFYPSEGVAFADFVESAMLSSLADDTPEGKSIIELGYTVDNDIKASMNPSDIAETIKFTAETRTSGVILKNGTNIRKGAQDAAKSIAAQAGNDFPTDTQAKVVEISSNGGTPLVVIKNGRIQGVIELQDIIKTGMKERFDRLRKMGVKTVMVTGDNPLTARFIAEKAGVDDFIAEAKPEDKMNYIKAEQQNGKLVAMMGDGTNDAPALAQADVGVAMNSGTQAAKEAGNMVDLDNDPTKLIEIVEIGKQLLMTRGTLTTFSIANDVAKYFAIVPALFITAIPALEGLNIMHLHSPESAILSAVIFNAIIIPILIPLALRGVNYKPIGASAILKRNLLIYGLGGLIIPFIGIKLIDLFVTLFM; encoded by the coding sequence ATGAACAACAATAAATCCAATTCATTATTTGAAAGTAAACAGGTTAAGGACGCGCTGTTGCAGTCTTTTGTAAAGCTGAATCCGAAACTGATGTTCAGGAATCCGGTGATGTTCACCGTCGAGATCGGCACGGCGATCATGCTGGTGGTATGTGTCTCGATCCTGATGGGAGCCGGCGACCAGGGCAGTTTTGGCTACAATTTCTTAATTTTCATGATACTATTCGCCACGCTGCTCTTTGCCAACTTTGCCGAAGCCATTGCCGAGGCGCGGGGAAAAGCGCAGGCCGACAGCTTGAGGAAGACGCGTGAAGAAACGCCTGCAAGGCAGCTATTGCCCGACGGTGAAATCCGATTGGTGAGCTCTTCCGCGCTCAAAAAAGGAGACGTGTTCTTATGTGAGGCCGGTGATACGATTGCGACCGACGGTACGATTATAGAGGGACTCGCAACAATTGACGAAAGTGCCATAACGGGCGAAAGTGCGCCGGTGATACGAGAATCCGGGGGCGACAAATCGTCTGTGACCGGTGGAACCAAAGTACTCTCCGACAGGATTAAAGTCGTCGTGTCTTCTGAACCCGGGGAAAGCTTTCTAGACAAAATGATCGCTCTGGTCGAAGGTGCAAGCCGCCAGAAAACGCCAAATGAAATCGCATTGACGATTTTGCTCGCGGCCTTTACGCTCATTTTCGTCATTGTCTGCGTGACCCTGAAACCTTTTGCTGACTATGCCAATGCGCCCATTACGATTGCAGCATTCATCTCGCTGTTCGTCTGTCTGATTCCTACGACAATTGGCGGATTACTCTCAGCAATAGGCATTGCAGGGATGGATCGGGCCCTGCGCGCCAATGTCATTACCAAATCAGGTAAGGCGGTTGAAACGGCGGGCGATATAGACGTACTGCTTCTGGATAAAACGGGTACGATAACCATCGGAAACAGGAAAGCAACCCACTTTTACCCATCTGAAGGGGTTGCGTTTGCTGACTTCGTCGAATCGGCCATGCTGAGTTCGCTCGCGGACGACACACCCGAGGGGAAAAGCATTATTGAACTCGGCTACACCGTCGACAATGACATCAAAGCATCCATGAACCCCTCTGACATTGCCGAGACGATCAAGTTCACAGCAGAAACACGAACCAGTGGTGTGATCCTGAAAAATGGCACCAACATCCGAAAAGGGGCACAGGACGCTGCCAAAAGCATTGCGGCGCAGGCGGGGAATGATTTTCCGACCGATACCCAAGCGAAGGTGGTCGAAATTTCGTCAAATGGAGGAACGCCGCTCGTCGTGATTAAAAACGGCAGGATACAGGGCGTCATCGAACTCCAGGACATTATCAAGACCGGTATGAAAGAGCGCTTCGACCGACTCAGGAAAATGGGCGTCAAAACCGTCATGGTAACCGGTGACAATCCGTTGACGGCCCGGTTTATTGCAGAGAAAGCCGGGGTTGATGATTTTATCGCTGAAGCAAAACCTGAGGATAAAATGAATTACATCAAGGCAGAGCAGCAAAATGGTAAACTGGTCGCGATGATGGGCGATGGCACCAATGACGCACCCGCGTTGGCACAGGCCGACGTAGGCGTTGCAATGAACAGCGGGACTCAGGCGGCAAAAGAAGCCGGAAATATGGTTGACCTTGATAACGATCCCACCAAGCTGATTGAGATTGTCGAGATTGGAAAACAACTGTTGATGACCAGGGGAACGCTCACCACATTCTCGATCGCCAATGATGTCGCCAAGTATTTTGCGATAGTACCCGCATTGTTTATTACAGCGATACCCGCTTTGGAAGGATTGAACATCATGCACCTGCACAGCCCGGAGAGCGCAATCTTATCTGCTGTTATCTTCAATGCGATCATTATTCCGATACTCATTCCGCTGGCATTACGCGGTGTCAATTACAAGCCGATCGGCGCCAGCGCAATTTTAAAAAGAAACCTGTTGATTTATGGGCTCGGTGGCTTGATCATTCCGTTCATCGGGATAAAACTCATTGACCTGTTCGTAACCTTATTTATGTAA
- the kdpF gene encoding K(+)-transporting ATPase subunit F, translated as MTALFIIAVAVFAYLIYVLIKPEKF; from the coding sequence ATGACTGCACTCTTTATTATCGCCGTAGCCGTCTTCGCCTATCTGATCTACGTCTTAATCAAACCCGAAAAATTTTAA
- a CDS encoding DUF7674 family protein, whose translation MRNQVTTVYKQAERLAEITKHSIISGNVARAKKILAFADRLLIGGNTETRRVIASVYVHSVSSFLEARNCRISNLFPNALRLEYVSQVNTSGV comes from the coding sequence ATGAGAAATCAGGTCACTACCGTTTACAAACAGGCCGAACGGCTTGCAGAGATTACCAAACATTCCATCATCAGCGGAAACGTCGCGAGGGCAAAAAAAATACTTGCCTTTGCAGACCGCCTTTTGATTGGGGGCAACACGGAAACCCGACGTGTGATTGCCAGTGTGTATGTCCATTCCGTCTCCAGCTTCCTGGAAGCGAGAAACTGCCGCATATCGAACCTTTTCCCCAACGCGCTCAGGCTGGAATATGTCAGCCAGGTGAATACTTCCGGGGTGTAA
- the kdpA gene encoding potassium-transporting ATPase subunit KdpA — MNTEILGVFSIFIITIVLAIPLGKYLAKVFSGDKTLLDPLFNPIEKLIFKVSSINASEEMNWKQHLKAMLGVNFFWFLICFMVLLFQGSLPLNPDNNPSMTADLAFNTAISFLVNCNLQHYSGETGVSYLSQLMLMFLQFVSAGVGIAAAVMVFNAMKERTTEKLGNFYNYFVKSCTRILLPLSALVAIVLVFGGTPMTFEGKDRITSLQGDTVEVSRGPAAAFIGIKHIGTNGGGFFGANSAHPFENPTYLTNAVELWAQMIIPFAMIFALGYYLRKRKLSWIIFGVMTAGFLLLVIPTMNAELAGNPAIEKMGITQSTGAMEGKEVRFGPAVSGFWSIATTVISTGSVNSMHDSAMPMSGTMQLLAMMVNCFYGGCGVGFLNFYIFIILAVFISGLMVGRTPEFLGKKIEAREVKIAAFIAILHPLLILAGTALASYFAANDTAMGYWFSGNATGWLNNPGNHGFSEMLYEYTSSAANNGSGFEGLGDNNPFWNITTGIVLLLSRFLPIIGPLAIAGLLARKKYIPESAGTLKTDTTIFGVMVFAVIAIIAALSFFPALALGPLAEYFTLK, encoded by the coding sequence ATGAATACAGAAATCCTTGGTGTGTTCAGTATTTTCATCATCACGATTGTGCTGGCAATTCCTCTGGGAAAATATTTGGCAAAGGTCTTTTCGGGTGACAAAACCTTACTGGACCCGCTTTTCAATCCGATTGAAAAACTGATTTTTAAAGTAAGCAGCATCAATGCTTCTGAAGAAATGAACTGGAAACAGCATCTGAAAGCCATGCTCGGCGTCAACTTTTTTTGGTTCCTCATTTGCTTTATGGTATTGCTTTTCCAGGGTTCACTGCCTCTGAATCCGGACAACAATCCCTCAATGACAGCTGATTTGGCTTTTAACACCGCCATTTCATTCCTGGTCAACTGTAACCTTCAGCATTACTCCGGCGAAACGGGCGTGTCTTACCTCTCGCAACTGATGCTGATGTTCCTTCAATTCGTTTCTGCGGGTGTCGGAATTGCCGCCGCTGTGATGGTATTTAATGCAATGAAGGAGCGTACTACAGAAAAACTTGGAAATTTCTACAACTATTTTGTGAAGAGCTGTACACGAATCCTGCTGCCGTTATCGGCCTTGGTTGCCATAGTGCTCGTGTTTGGCGGTACGCCAATGACTTTTGAAGGCAAAGACAGGATTACCTCGCTGCAGGGCGATACGGTTGAAGTCTCGCGCGGGCCTGCCGCAGCATTCATCGGTATCAAGCACATAGGCACGAATGGAGGCGGCTTTTTCGGGGCAAACTCGGCGCATCCTTTTGAAAACCCAACCTACCTCACCAATGCGGTTGAGCTGTGGGCGCAGATGATCATTCCGTTTGCCATGATTTTTGCACTTGGATACTACCTGAGGAAACGAAAATTATCCTGGATAATATTCGGTGTCATGACGGCCGGTTTCCTTTTATTGGTGATTCCGACGATGAATGCTGAACTCGCGGGCAACCCGGCCATTGAAAAAATGGGCATTACCCAGTCGACCGGCGCCATGGAAGGGAAAGAAGTGCGTTTCGGTCCGGCAGTTTCAGGTTTCTGGAGCATTGCCACCACGGTAATTTCCACGGGATCGGTCAACAGTATGCACGACAGCGCCATGCCCATGTCCGGGACGATGCAGTTACTGGCCATGATGGTCAATTGCTTCTACGGGGGCTGTGGCGTAGGGTTTCTGAACTTCTATATTTTCATCATACTGGCCGTTTTCATTTCAGGGCTTATGGTAGGGCGAACACCCGAATTCCTCGGAAAGAAAATCGAAGCCCGGGAAGTCAAAATTGCGGCCTTCATAGCCATTCTGCACCCTTTGTTGATTCTCGCCGGAACCGCTTTGGCTTCCTATTTCGCGGCCAACGATACTGCTATGGGATACTGGTTCAGCGGGAACGCTACCGGCTGGCTTAACAATCCCGGCAACCATGGATTTTCCGAAATGTTGTACGAATACACATCAAGTGCCGCCAACAATGGCAGCGGATTTGAAGGCCTTGGCGACAACAATCCGTTTTGGAACATCACCACGGGCATCGTACTGTTGTTATCAAGATTCCTGCCGATTATCGGTCCGCTCGCAATCGCCGGATTACTTGCCCGTAAAAAATACATACCCGAAAGTGCCGGGACGCTGAAAACCGACACGACAATATTCGGCGTCATGGTGTTCGCGGTAATCGCAATTATCGCCGCCTTATCGTTTTTCCCGGCTTTGGCGCTTGGCCCGCTGGCTGAGTATTTTACATTAAAATAA
- a CDS encoding porin, translated as MKKISFAAICFFWFAGTQAQEVTTTQSPVTFSGYLETYYSYDLGEPEDHTRPGFIYSHNRHNELNVNIGFVKANYLKDNVRGNLALMAGTYAQHNLAAEQDLLKNVFEANVGVRLSQHHNLWVDAGIMPAHIGFESAVGKDCPTLTRSILADNSPYYEAGVKLGYTSKTERWYLAVMYLNGWQRIQKIDGNQTPAFGSQVTYRPNAGTMLNWSTYVGNEQPDSIRKWRYFNNFYGLFRVTEKVNLTAGFDIGMQQTAYGSSDYDVWYSPVLIARYKPTDKIQLAARAEYYQDQKGVIIATGTPDGFRTYGFSANFDYLPASNVMFRIEARTLNSRDEIFLDNNNPTDKNVFLTTALAISF; from the coding sequence ATGAAAAAAATATCTTTTGCTGCAATCTGTTTTTTTTGGTTTGCAGGCACCCAGGCACAGGAAGTTACAACTACCCAAAGCCCCGTCACTTTTTCAGGGTATTTGGAAACCTATTACAGTTATGATTTGGGTGAACCCGAGGACCATACCAGGCCAGGCTTCATATACAGCCACAACCGCCACAACGAGCTGAATGTCAATATCGGTTTCGTAAAGGCCAACTATTTAAAGGATAACGTACGCGGAAACCTGGCACTTATGGCAGGCACGTACGCCCAACACAATCTTGCCGCGGAGCAGGATTTGTTGAAAAATGTTTTTGAGGCGAATGTTGGCGTCAGGCTTTCGCAACATCATAATTTGTGGGTAGATGCAGGTATTATGCCTGCGCATATCGGTTTTGAAAGCGCAGTGGGAAAAGACTGTCCGACGCTCACAAGAAGTATCCTTGCCGATAATTCACCTTATTACGAAGCCGGTGTGAAATTGGGCTATACTTCCAAAACGGAAAGATGGTACCTCGCGGTCATGTACCTCAATGGATGGCAGCGGATTCAAAAAATTGATGGCAACCAAACGCCGGCTTTCGGTTCCCAGGTTACCTACAGGCCAAACGCCGGCACAATGCTGAACTGGAGTACCTATGTTGGAAATGAACAACCTGACTCGATAAGGAAATGGCGCTACTTCAACAACTTTTACGGCTTGTTCAGAGTCACCGAAAAGGTAAACCTTACCGCCGGTTTCGACATCGGGATGCAGCAAACAGCTTATGGAAGCAGCGATTATGATGTATGGTATTCACCGGTTCTCATTGCCCGGTACAAACCCACCGACAAAATCCAGCTGGCAGCCAGGGCAGAATATTATCAGGATCAGAAAGGTGTCATCATCGCGACGGGCACACCGGATGGTTTCAGGACGTACGGATTTTCAGCCAATTTCGATTATTTGCCTGCAAGCAATGTGATGTTCCGGATAGAAGCGCGAACTTTGAACAGCAGGGATGAAATTTTTCTAGATAACAACAATCCCACAGATAAAAATGTTTTTTTAACCACAGCGCTGGCAATTTCATTTTGA
- a CDS encoding sigma-54-dependent transcriptional regulator produces the protein MKNILIIDDEEKLRGLLARIVTSEGFNVTEAPDLKSGFRKLEQNDFDVVLCDVKLPDGNGVEFLQKIKAAFPLTEVILLTAFGKISDGVQAMKNGAFDYIVKGDDNDKIIPLLYKALEKSALQKKVIHLEKRIADKYSFDTIIGKSKAIEQVLELARKVARTDSTVLLTGETGTGKEVFAQAIHENSNRSGKSFVALNCSTFSKELLESELFGYRQGAFTGALKDRKGFIEQANGGTLFLDEIGEMPLELQSKLLRVLETNEYIPVGDTVPRKSDFRLIAATNRDLKSESDANRFRSDLYFRLNIFGIHLPALRERVKDIAALTHYFCGQFSAKTNKKSLFADDSFIGKLEAYHWPGNVRELKNVIERSVILTDGELLLPDVLPYEIQFPSDKANKSVSAFSLASVEKLQIQKVFNYAKGNKAETARLLEIGIATLYRKLEEYDIR, from the coding sequence TTGAAAAACATCCTTATTATCGACGACGAGGAAAAACTGCGCGGTTTATTGGCCCGCATCGTCACGTCCGAGGGTTTTAACGTAACAGAGGCACCCGATCTCAAAAGCGGATTCCGCAAACTGGAGCAAAATGATTTCGATGTAGTCCTCTGCGATGTAAAACTTCCTGACGGCAATGGCGTGGAGTTCCTTCAGAAAATAAAGGCCGCATTCCCGCTGACAGAAGTGATTCTGCTTACAGCATTCGGCAAGATTTCAGATGGCGTACAGGCCATGAAAAACGGCGCATTCGACTATATTGTTAAGGGCGACGACAACGACAAGATCATTCCGCTGTTGTATAAAGCCCTGGAAAAATCGGCCTTGCAGAAAAAAGTGATCCATCTTGAAAAACGGATTGCCGATAAATATTCGTTTGACACAATCATCGGAAAATCAAAAGCCATCGAGCAGGTTCTGGAACTCGCCCGGAAAGTGGCCCGCACCGATTCGACCGTACTTCTCACCGGCGAGACAGGGACAGGTAAGGAAGTTTTCGCGCAGGCCATTCACGAAAACAGCAACCGCAGCGGAAAATCCTTCGTGGCATTAAACTGCAGCACGTTTAGTAAGGAACTGCTCGAGAGCGAACTTTTCGGTTACAGGCAGGGCGCCTTTACAGGTGCTTTGAAAGACCGTAAGGGTTTTATCGAGCAGGCCAACGGCGGAACCCTATTTCTTGATGAGATCGGCGAAATGCCACTTGAATTGCAGTCGAAACTGCTGCGGGTTTTAGAAACCAATGAATATATCCCTGTGGGCGATACGGTGCCGAGAAAATCTGATTTCCGATTGATCGCTGCAACCAACCGCGATTTAAAGTCAGAAAGCGATGCCAACAGGTTCCGGTCCGATTTATATTTCAGGCTTAACATTTTCGGGATCCATCTTCCTGCGTTGCGTGAGCGCGTCAAGGATATTGCAGCATTGACGCATTATTTCTGCGGGCAATTTTCAGCTAAGACCAATAAAAAGTCACTGTTTGCAGACGATAGCTTTATCGGGAAACTTGAAGCCTATCATTGGCCCGGCAACGTCCGGGAACTTAAAAACGTCATAGAGCGTTCGGTGATCCTGACCGATGGGGAGCTTTTGCTGCCGGACGTATTGCCGTATGAGATTCAGTTTCCTTCCGACAAGGCCAATAAATCGGTGTCGGCGTTTTCGCTGGCAAGCGTAGAAAAATTACAAATACAGAAGGTTTTCAATTATGCGAAAGGCAATAAGGCTGAAACGGCCCGGCTGCTTGAAATCGGCATCGCCACCTTGTACCGCAAACTCGAAGAATATGATATTCGATAA
- the tsaE gene encoding tRNA (adenosine(37)-N6)-threonylcarbamoyltransferase complex ATPase subunit type 1 TsaE: MEIIFSLDEIGQAAQQVLARNPNKVILFNGSMGAGKTTLIKSLARQLGVTGATSSPTFSLVNEYEAADGHKVFHFDVYRLKSESEAYDMGMDDYLYSGEWCFIEWAEKIPTLVPQQHSVITISVLGDGTRRLVLA; the protein is encoded by the coding sequence TTGGAAATTATCTTTTCCCTCGACGAAATTGGCCAGGCGGCGCAGCAGGTGCTGGCGCGCAATCCCAATAAGGTAATACTTTTTAACGGCAGTATGGGTGCCGGAAAGACCACCCTGATCAAATCGCTCGCCAGGCAACTGGGCGTTACCGGTGCCACGAGCAGTCCGACCTTTTCGCTTGTCAATGAATATGAAGCGGCAGATGGTCATAAAGTTTTTCATTTTGATGTATACCGTCTGAAAAGCGAGTCGGAAGCCTATGATATGGGTATGGACGATTACCTGTATTCGGGTGAATGGTGCTTTATTGAGTGGGCCGAGAAAATCCCGACGCTGGTGCCCCAGCAACATTCCGTGATCACCATCAGCGTGCTGGGCGACGGGACCAGAAGGCTCGTTTTGGCGTAA
- a CDS encoding alanine dehydrogenase, with translation MSLTPFTRQQLLPQEEKLEITRHKSELFIGIPKETSFQERRICLTPDGVNSLTSHGHRVMIEAGAGLSSGYSDKEYSDAGAEVTQDTRKVFGCPMVLKVEPPTTSEIDMMLPQSTLISAIQLKTRKANYFDALAKKKITALAFEFIKDDDGSYPAVKSLSEIAGTASVLIAAELMINDEIGKGLLFGNITGVPPTDVVILGAGTVGEFAAKTAIGLGASVKVFDNSITKLRRLQNNLNYRIFTSTIQQKALLKALRRCDVAIGAMRGKDRCPVVVSEDTVAHMKKGAVIVDVSIDTGGCFETSEITTHENPTFVKHDVVHYCVPNIPSRYSKTASLSISNIITPYLIQIAEDGGPESAIRCNSGLKHGVYFYHGILTNKAIGDWFGIAHSDINLIVF, from the coding sequence ATGTCACTCACGCCGTTTACCAGGCAACAATTGCTGCCGCAGGAAGAGAAACTGGAAATCACCAGGCACAAAAGTGAACTTTTTATCGGTATCCCGAAAGAGACCAGTTTCCAGGAACGGCGGATCTGCCTGACACCCGACGGCGTGAATTCACTGACCTCGCATGGCCATCGCGTGATGATTGAGGCCGGTGCCGGACTCAGCTCCGGGTATTCCGATAAGGAGTACAGCGACGCGGGTGCTGAAGTGACGCAGGATACCAGGAAAGTGTTCGGGTGTCCGATGGTGCTTAAAGTCGAACCGCCCACTACGAGTGAGATTGATATGATGTTGCCGCAGTCGACACTTATTTCAGCCATACAGCTGAAGACCCGAAAGGCCAATTATTTTGATGCTTTGGCCAAAAAAAAGATTACCGCGCTGGCTTTTGAATTTATCAAGGACGATGACGGCTCCTACCCTGCCGTAAAATCGCTCAGCGAAATTGCCGGAACGGCGTCCGTACTTATCGCGGCCGAGCTGATGATCAATGACGAAATCGGGAAAGGCCTGCTGTTCGGGAATATTACCGGCGTCCCTCCTACCGATGTTGTGATCCTTGGCGCGGGAACCGTGGGGGAATTTGCAGCGAAAACTGCCATCGGGCTGGGCGCCAGCGTTAAGGTGTTCGACAACTCGATAACAAAATTACGCCGGCTCCAAAACAATTTGAATTACCGCATCTTCACGTCCACCATCCAGCAGAAAGCGTTGCTCAAGGCATTGAGACGCTGTGACGTGGCCATCGGTGCGATGCGCGGCAAGGACCGTTGCCCCGTGGTGGTCAGCGAAGACACGGTAGCGCACATGAAAAAAGGCGCCGTGATCGTGGACGTGAGCATTGATACGGGCGGCTGCTTTGAAACCTCGGAAATCACGACACATGAAAATCCGACTTTCGTCAAACACGATGTCGTGCATTATTGTGTACCCAATATTCCGTCGCGCTATTCAAAGACCGCATCGTTGTCGATCAGCAACATCATTACGCCTTACCTGATACAGATTGCCGAGGATGGTGGTCCCGAAAGTGCCATCCGGTGCAACAGCGGCCTCAAACACGGGGTGTATTTCTACCATGGCATCCTGACCAATAAGGCAATTGGCGACTGGTTTGGGATTGCGCACAGCGACATCAATTTAATTGTGTTTTAA
- a CDS encoding K(+)-transporting ATPase subunit C has translation MKNILSIIKLTAVLLILFAVLYPLAIYGVAQCTPDQGKGKTLSVNGKVVGYQNIGQKFDKSVYFWGRPSAVDYNAAGSAGSNKGPSNPDYLALVQKRIDTFLIVHPYLELSEIPSDIVTASGSGLDPNISPQAARIQVQRVAKARQLPAGKVRQLVESRIIKPTLMGTETVNVLELNMALDRLK, from the coding sequence ATGAAAAATATACTTTCCATCATTAAACTGACGGCCGTCCTGCTGATCCTCTTCGCCGTCCTGTATCCTTTGGCTATTTATGGTGTTGCACAATGTACGCCTGACCAGGGAAAAGGAAAAACGCTGTCCGTCAACGGCAAAGTCGTCGGCTATCAAAACATTGGGCAAAAATTCGACAAGTCGGTTTACTTCTGGGGACGGCCTTCAGCGGTAGATTACAATGCCGCCGGTAGTGCCGGAAGCAATAAAGGGCCATCAAATCCGGACTACCTGGCATTGGTTCAAAAGCGCATCGATACGTTCCTGATCGTACATCCGTACCTTGAGCTGTCGGAAATACCATCGGATATCGTCACGGCCTCAGGAAGCGGGCTTGATCCAAATATTTCACCGCAGGCCGCACGGATCCAGGTACAGCGCGTTGCAAAAGCGCGCCAACTGCCCGCCGGAAAAGTACGGCAACTGGTCGAAAGCAGAATAATCAAACCCACCCTAATGGGAACTGAAACGGTGAATGTGCTCGAGCTCAATATGGCGCTCGACCGACTCAAATAG